The DNA sequence GAAGTAACATATCTTGATCCAGCTAGCTGCATAGGTTATGACTAGGTCATGATTAGGGAACCGGGACCTCACCCCCACGTGGCACCACATAGCCCTACCCAGGTGGACGTTAGCGTGTGCAGCGCCACCAATAATCAAGACATGGCTCCAGGGTGGATATCTGATTGACTCGGCCTTCACTAAACCCGAAGCTTAGTGCTTATTTAACAAGAATAAGCATGGCGCAACCCGTCTCTTTGTGGGGTCTGCAGAAACTGACAGCTTCTGCCGTGTTGGGGGGTCTTTTAAAGTTTCCTAAATCGTGCTTTGACTTTTGAGTTGATTTTCGATTTACTCGACAGCTGAGTCTGACAGTATATATGCTGCTCTAGGCGCTGGCTTTTATAGGAGTTGCTTTGCTTAGTATGCTGCCCAAAAGTCTACATCAGGTTACGGTCATGTCGCCTATGGAAGATACTAATTCAATGATCAAGGCATTCAATACCGTCTCTCAACGCAACAACGAGGCCTCGGTGCAGATGGCCAAGAGTGCCTTGGTGGATAATACGATGATGAAGGCGGTTGCTATTGTCAGTTTGGTTTATTTACCAGGGACTTTTGTGTCAGCACGTATTCTATATCCTGAAAAAAGGTGGTGTTAGGCGGCTTATCGAGATAGGTATCTTCGGGATGAACTTTTTCAACTTCGATACCAATGAGTCAGGGGCCATGACCTGGATTTTGTCGGATAATGTCTGGTTATATTGGCTTGTTACGATTCCCTTGACGCTTACTACTATGGCGGTATGGATACTGTGGTTCAATCGCAATGTGATTACGCGCATTATCTGTGGATGGACAAGTGGGAGCTCGGGAGTTGTGAGGACTAGTATGCTTGGCCACTAGCCCTAACATGCAATGGCTCATGTTTGTATGACTGACGACTGAGAAAGATTTGCTTTGCTAGCGTACATTGACGGTGAGAatcaatgaatgaaaagCAATTCAGTAATATTGGTATTCGGCAGACTGCCATATCTATGTTCATAAGGTGATTCAAATATGTAAGACGATAGCAGAAAATTAGCTATAGATAGTGTTGAACTGTTCGAGTTGAAACGACGGGTAAAGCGCATCGCGAAGATCGCTCTTGGCCGCTCTAGCAGCTTAAAACACACCTGACATGAGGTTGAATCTCGTAACAGACGTAATATCATTATATACGTTCCAGGATATACACCGGACTCATTAAATTATTCAGGAATCAAAACCCACTGTCGCGATGTATGACGGCAACGCGGATGGGTCTCGCTGGGCGTAAATATGCACTGGCGCTCTGAGGTAGAATGGAGAAGCCCCAGGTACGACTAATCGCAAATCCAAGGCGTACACGCGCGAAGTAAGGCAGGTATGGAAAGACGGGATGAAGTTCAGACGCGGCAATGTGATGGGCACTAGTAGTGTTGCTACGTAGCAGTTCTCTTCAGCGGGTACCCAGTCTAAGGAAGCTATAGAGTATGAGAATGGGGGAAAGTGTGTTTCGGAGTAATTCTTCGGTCTGCCAAAGAAATCCTTCTGTTTTGATGGTACGTCTTCATAATAAGATGCTGTGTAGAAGGTAGTAGCAACGAGCTTTCCCCGAAATGACTGAAGCTGGGGCAAGTCTGACTGCTCTCCTGTGACTTTGTAATGCAGGAACAGATTGACTGTGCTGCTAATCAAACTATGCGGGTCGCGTAACGGAAGGCGAAAGCTTTTCGGTGGTTCCAATGTCACAGTCAATTGGCCGTACTCTTCCTTTGTGCGACTATCGAGAACTGCATGATCTGCTTCTAAGCAATAGTCATTCACGCTACTCAAAAGATCTAACGGCGGCCATTCGTCGACTGCCGGTTTGACTCGTAGCTTGATCTTGTGTACCAGCAAGATATCCCGCTTGTCGATCACGGGAATATTGCGGAACAAAGCGGCTTGGATGGTATACAGAATTTTGCATGTGGGAGGTGCATAGTCATCCTTTAACTTGCCTCCAAGCCCAGATACCGAGGGATCACCGAAGCTTGGGGGAGGCCGTAGATGAGCCTGTCGGATGGTTGGGCTGGTAATCTTATGGTTGCAGACATCCGGTGATAGATGGTCTGGTACCTCAAAGGTGAATTCGAACTGATATCGGTGAcgttctttgaagagctttccaggtggaaaagaagagtCATCAATTAAATATTTGAGATCCTGGAATTGACGGTAGGCTTTTCCAGTTTGTAGTATTGTACGTTCCTCTCCTGTTGCCATTGTTAGACACTTTTAGATTCATATGGTGTATTACTACATACCTATAAACGATACTTCGATCCCGTCAACACGAATATCACAATGAGAACGAACGGTGACTACGCCATGGATCTTATCTCCCGTCAAATGGGAGTAAAGATATGACTCATGGGTGTTATTTTGTCCGGTTCGGAGAGCGATGTCGACCGAAAAAATGTCCGTTATACTCATTGTTCTGGACTGGAGAAGATAGCGAGTGAATGGGACTTTGTACAAGATGATGGGTTCTCATTGTAAATTCCAGACGAGTCCAGGATATAAGGAAACTGCCAAGATGGGATGACTGCATTGCGTTATGGAGACCCTAAGGCAAGCTAATGAGCTTAACTCGGTCATGTGAGGAGTCGGTATCCTAATCGGGCTTAGTGTCACAATGACTCAACTATGCAGCTGAGTCATCTATCCTTATTCGAACGTATAAATGGCTTAACTGCATCAACAGCTCTTATGGTTCGAGAAGACGGCGACTATCCCAATGGAAGACCTTTCCTAAGTTACATGGAGTAATTCGTCtagaaagtgaaagaaaacagtaTACCATGTCCAATGAATGTCTACGTATAACTGACTACCACTAGTCGAggtggatatatataaatgaGTAAATCCTGGTCAAGCCGGAGTGGTTGAAGCCAAGGTATAAATTCTCCCGCGTACGCACTTCAAGTTCATAGCATATATGTATCTTATTGCCCACTTGTAGAGATACAGATCAATGCACTAACTCACATGACGGCTTCGTAAGGACTATCATCTCCACGGTTATATCAGCACCAAATGCCGCACCAATCACCTTGGAACGACCTGATAGCCCCTCTCGATACGCCCGTGCTAACCGATGCAAGATACTAAGAACAGTCGCCGAGCTGGTATTGCCTGCACTACGGTAGCACTTGTAGCTCATCCGTAGGTGATCATGAGAGGCAAGTCCTAAAGCATGCTCAGCACCCGTCAGGATCGCGGCACCACCGGGATGCAAAGCCCAATCATATGTACTGGGATTAAAGTTAGACTCTTCCAAGCGAAGGGATGGAGAGTTAGTGATGAGGTTCCCAAATGAGGATGGCAAGGCTGACTTGATCATCCTCGGAACGTCCTTGGAGATTATTGGCATAACTCCTGGTTACATTAGCGAGGTTGTTTGTAAGACATATATGTGTGGTCCTCACCCGAAGGCATCCACCGTATCCCGACGCAGCCTGGTCTGTCCAGGAGTGTTGATTGAGCACCGTGTATATTCCATATGggctctctttctccctctttcacACCGATCCCATTACTGAGTACAAGTGCACATGCACCATCTCCGAATAGAGTGGGGCCAATGTTCGGGATTGATTCCTTTACGATGGTCTCCAGCCATCCCCTGACATAAACTGTCATGGTCTCGGCAGCAATCACCAGAGCCCGGGCCGGCTTTCCTTCCTGTGTCGCGCCACGCAGAAGGTCGTATGCGGTACGAAGGGCCGCTACGCTGCCAGCACAAGTGACCCCACTCAACAATGTCCGGCGAACGTGCTTTGAGAGCCCTAGTCTCCGAGAAAGTGTGCAGTCGAATCCAGGGCTCGATGCACTTGTACAGGTCATAGCTACCACATGGGTTATGTCCATGAGATTGCCGCCCCAGTCTTCGATGGCTTGCGTCGCGGCGTCTTGCGCTAGGGGGATACCATACTTTTTGAAGAGATCATCGCACTCTGTGTTTGTCAGAATATGATCCTGAAACCATAGTGGATGGTTTGATGGTAGGACACTATAGCGGTTCTCGATTTTTGTTCTCTCGTTTATCTCGATTATCTTTAGTAGCCTAATATAAGAACACAGGTTAGCGTAGGTAGTGACCAGGGTAAGGGACACTTACGCGACATTATCCGTGTAGCAGTTGGACACTAATTTAGGTACAAACTCGGGTCCAAGCTTGTGCGGGGGATACTGGAGGCCAGTGCCCACTACAGAGACCACAGGAGGAGCCATCATGCACGTGGAGTTAAGCAACCGGCTAAGAGATGTCTGAATGGGAGATAATCGCTGTTCATTTATGACGGCGGCTGGCTCAACTCATATATCCCGATCATTGAAATTAGAGGGCGACAAGTGTGGAACTATAGTACGGGATACGTTAAGGGTACGAGGGCCTCCCATGGCTCGGATAATCCAAGATCGTGGAGCCGCTCTGCTCTGTTTCCGGTTTTTGGTGAAGAAACGATCGGCCGCGTGATATAAACACGATGGTTCCCTTCATGTTCCTGTCGTGGCTGTGGGCATGACAAGAAAACCTTGACACCGATTCTGGCAAACCAGATATAAACTTGATTGGGACCAATTGACCCATGGTTGGCTAAGCCGCAAAACCAACGTATACCTCGGCTTTGGCATATGATGGTGATAACCACCTATTTAATTCGTGACGAGGAATTACACCGGCAACATGATATCTTAAACTGTCTTAGATCACTCATGATAATATGGAAACAAACGGAATGCAACGGGCGTTCGTGACCGGGCCCACAGAGCCACCGATATGTCCAAAAACATTCGCGCAGTTCATCGATGAGCAAGCAGCTACCTATGGCCAGAGGCCTTCAATAGTATCGCCATGGCAGGGAATAAGCCTCTCTTATCATGAACTTGCGGAACGAAGTAAGCATGTAGCCAGAGCCTTATTGGGCATGGGTTTGGCACACGGCGACTGTGTCGGTATCATGGCCGGCAGTTCATGCCAGCATATCGAATTGCTAATGGGAGGGGCACGCATCGGATGTGCTGTTGTCTCCCTGCATACCACATACACACCGGAGGAGCTGAAAAGGACCGTGCGGAGAACCTGTAAGTTGAGTGTTAAAATATAAGCATAATCAACCGATGGACGATAAAGCTGACACATAACAAAGCATGCAGGCTTGTTTTCATCTCGTCTCGTATCGGTC is a window from the Aspergillus oryzae RIB40 DNA, chromosome 6 genome containing:
- a CDS encoding uncharacterized protein (predicted protein), giving the protein MSITDIFSVDIALRTGQNNTHESYLYSHLTGDKIHGVVTVRSHCDIRVDGIEVSFIAYRQFQDLKYLIDDSSFPPGKLFKERHRYQFEFTFEVPDHLSPDVCNHKITSPTIRQAHLRPPPSFGDPSVSGLGGKLKDDYAPPTCKILYTIQAALFRNIPVIDKRDILLVHKIKLRVKPAVDEWPPLDLLSSVNDYCLEADHAVLDSRTKEEYGQLTVTLEPPKSFRLPLRDPHSLISSTVNLFLHYKVTGEQSDLPQLQSFRGKLVATTFYTASYYEDVPSKQKDFFGRPKNYSETHFPPFSYSIASLDWVPAEENCYVATLLVPITLPRLNFIPSFHTCLTSRVYALDLRLVVPGASPFYLRAPVHIYAQRDPSALPSYIATIWQSAEYQYY
- a CDS encoding uncharacterized protein (predicted protein); translation: MAPPVVSVVGTGLQYPPHKLGPEFVPKLVSNCYTDNVAVLPSNHPLWFQDHILTNTECDDLFKKYGIPLAQDAATQAIEDWGGNLMDITHVVAMTCTSASSPGFDCTLSRRLGLSKHVRRTLLSGVTCAGSVAALRTAYDLLRGATQEGKPARALVIAAETMTVYVRGWLETIVKESIPNIGPTLFGDGACALVLSNGIGVKEGEREPIWNIHGAQSTLLDRPGCVGIRWMPSGRSEDDQVSLAILIWEPHH